GCTCCACTTGCCAGCCGTACCACCTGCCTCAGCCCAGCCACCTGCACCCTCAGGGCTCCGACTCCCCCTCCAGTCCACCTGCTGGGGACACTGCAGCCTCCGGCATGCCTCAGAGTGCAGGCAACCCCATCACCTCCAGTGCCTCAGCCAACAGGACTAGTTACTACTCACTTCAACCGACAGTGACCAACAACCACCACCAGATCACTGTGCCAGCCAAGTCCCTGGAGGAGGTAGACTTCAATACCAACCACGAGGTGAAGCCTCCCTACTCCTACGCCACACTGATCTGCATGGCCATGCAGGCCGGCAAGAAGAACAAGATCACACTGTCTGCTATCTATAACTGGATCACAGAGAACTTCTGCTACTACAGACACGCTGAGACCAGCTGGCAGGTTAGTGACTCAGTCTGTCTTCTACATTATTGATCAAACCTGAGAGAGGTGCACAacacagggggagagagatgtgtgGGCGATTGCATGCAACTAATCCCTCAGAGATACAGTATTTATTTTGATGTCGTATGGAAAATATGTTCTAGGCCTATCATGATTATATATGTTTATCATTGATGTAATCGTGGGTTATTTAAtgtttgattttttgggggggaataaGTAGAAGGTGCTCAAACCAACGTGAGTAGAGGTGCAACCTAAAAATGAGTAGACATCATTGGACAAAAAAAAACGCAAAGCTCGCTCACCATTCAAAATGGGTAGTTTTATTAGACAAGTTAAATGATTGACTTTGTTTGATTTTCTTGGAATCTCTGTGATGGGGACTATATGATCCAGGAGTACACTGAACTTAAATTGTTATTACCTTGTCCTGACGATGCACATTTGACATGTTATAACCAATGATTTATATAAACATCATTAGTTATAACATTATGACGATCCAGCAACAAATGACAGAGAATCTTTAATGAGACTGCTGTCAGTTAGCTCATCTTTTCATGAACTACATTCTATTCTCTCCTCAGAACTCTATCCGTCATAACCTGTCACTCAACAAGTGCTTCATGAAGGTTCCCAGGCAGAAGAATGAACCAGGAAAAGGGGGATTCTGGCAGATTGACCCTCAGTACGCGGACATGTTTGTCAATGGAGTCTTCAAGCGCAAGCGGATGTCAGCCATCCATTTCAACACCCAGGGACACAGCAAAACCCAAGGATCATCCCGTAACCAAAAAACCCAGGAGTACCACCAGCATTTCCCCCAGGCCCACTACACAGTGTCCCACAGAGGGGCAGGTGCTGGGAACAGACGCAAACTTGGTGGCACAAAGTGGGAGACAGTCCATAAGTCACCACTGTTGACACCGGAACTCATGGAACCAGAGGCCCTGAAGGGTGAACTAGACTGGGCCATGGTGTTTGACGATGTTCTGAATGGGAGCAGCAATAACTTTGAGGATCTAGACATTAACTTAGCTCTGAACTCCCTGGGCTGTAAGGTGGAGCTCTCCCAGCAGGATCAAGGCCGGGCCTGGCACCTGGGGAGGTGGTGCAGCGGAGGGGCTGATCGGGACCACCAGCAGGCCTGCAGGTACATGGAGGTGACCACCATGGGCTGCTACAGCATGGAGGAGATCCAGCAGCACCTCAACCTGACTGGGCTGCAGCAGCCGCTCCCTTTGACGGTCCACCCACAGCACTTTGAGGAGCCGACACTGTTCCCTGATGAGCAGCAGAGGCACCCCTGGGAGGAGCTGAAAGAGGAAGTGCAGGCAGTGCCTATCACCCTGGACCATAGTCTCAGCTTCTGTGAAGGCTTCTTCACTGAGATGCAGCCATGGGGGACAGCAGAGTCTTATATGTGACACCCTCACCCAGCACCAGCCCCAATACTGAACAAGCAGTCCAGCAGGAGGCCAGAGGACCTATAGACTACTGTTTTGCTACATTAGCATTATGGATTTATTCGGAGAAACATCTGAGTCacatttactgtgtttttttATTTGCATTTTCTATTTGCTTTGTGATTGTTTGCATCTATGAAACAAACATGCTGTTTTTATTGTAGTATTGAATGTCTGTTATAGAACAAAACAAATCTATCCTAATTAGCAACCACTTCGTTTTACATGAAGGGTTTTATTCCAAAAAATCTTTACACTActtgtcaaaagttttagaacacctactcattcaagggtttttctttattttttactattttctacattttagaataatagtgaagacatcaaaactatgaaataacacatatggaatcatgtagtaaccaaaaaagtgttaaacaaatcaaaatatattttatattcttcaaatagccaccttttgccttgatgac
This genomic stretch from Oncorhynchus clarkii lewisi isolate Uvic-CL-2024 chromosome 13, UVic_Ocla_1.0, whole genome shotgun sequence harbors:
- the LOC139423954 gene encoding forkhead box protein J1-B-like; translated protein: MPVLPSQEIATRFKEKWMKLHPEDQDNVNGAVHLDDSLTSLQWLQDFTIVSVSLESLPGSTCQPYHLPQPSHLHPQGSDSPSSPPAGDTAASGMPQSAGNPITSSASANRTSYYSLQPTVTNNHHQITVPAKSLEEVDFNTNHEVKPPYSYATLICMAMQAGKKNKITLSAIYNWITENFCYYRHAETSWQNSIRHNLSLNKCFMKVPRQKNEPGKGGFWQIDPQYADMFVNGVFKRKRMSAIHFNTQGHSKTQGSSRNQKTQEYHQHFPQAHYTVSHRGAGAGNRRKLGGTKWETVHKSPLLTPELMEPEALKGELDWAMVFDDVLNGSSNNFEDLDINLALNSLGCKVELSQQDQGRAWHLGRWCSGGADRDHQQACRYMEVTTMGCYSMEEIQQHLNLTGLQQPLPLTVHPQHFEEPTLFPDEQQRHPWEELKEEVQAVPITLDHSLSFCEGFFTEMQPWGTAESYM